CTATAGCAAAAGCAAGGTCTGAAGAGTCTACCTCATGATAACTTCCATCAACCAGCCTTACTTTAACATCTATTACTGGATAACCTGCCAAAACCCCTTCGTTTGTAGCCTCTCTTACACCTCTTTCTACCGCAGGTATAAATTCCTTAGGGATAACACCACCAACTATCTCAGAAACAAACTCAAAACCTTTACCAGGGTTTGGTTCAACTATAAGCTTAACATGTCCATATTGACCCCTACCACCAGTTTGCCTTATATATTTGCCTTCTGCCTCCGAGACAGCAGTTATGGTTTCTTTATAAGCTACCTCTGGCCTTCCAACGTTAACCCCTACCTTAAATTCTCTGATCAATCTATCTACGATAATCTCTAAATGAAGCTCTCCCATACCCCAGATAAGAGTTTGTCCTGTCTCATGGTTAACCGTAACCCTAAAGGAAGGATCTTCTATGGCAAGTTTCTGAAGAGCAATGGAAAGCTTTTCTTGGTCAGCCTTGGTCTTAGGCTCTACAGCTACCGAAATAACTGGTTCAGGAATTTCTAATTTCTCAAGCTCTATAGGATGAACTTCATCACATAAAGTATCACCTGTAGTGGTAACCCTTAATCCTATTGCAGCTACAATATCTCCTGCAAACGCCCCAGAGATTTCTTCTCTCTGGTTAGCATGCATTCTTACTAAACGCCCTATTCTTTCCTTTTTTCGTTTAGTAGAATTATAAACAGACATACCACTCTCAAGTCTCCCTGAATAAATCCTAAGAAAGGTAAGAGTCCCTATATAAGGATCTGTCATAATCTTAAAAGCTAAAGCAGAAAGAGGTGCATCAGGGTCTGTAGGCCTTTCCTCAACCTCGCCGGTATTTGGATTAACACCCTTTACAGAAGGGATATCTATAGGAGATGGTAAATAATCTATAATAGCATCAAGAAGAGGCTGAATCCCTTTATTTTTAAAAGCTGAGCCACACAAAACTGGGACAGCTTTAAAATTGATAGTAGCCTCTCTTACTGCCTTTCTAATCTCCTCTGCACTAATCTCCTTACCTTCCAAGTATTTTTCCATGATTTCATCGTTTATATCAGCTAAAGCTTCAAGCATTTTAATCCTGTATTCCTCAGCCTTATCCTTTAAAGAGGACGGAATTTCCTCATAATGATATTTTGCTCCCAAAGTTTCCTCTTCCCAAATAATAGCTTTCATCTCTATCAAATCAACCACACCTACAAAACTATCTTCAGCACCAATAGGTATTTGCAAAGGAAGAGGGTTAGCCCCAAGCTTTTGTTTAATCTGTTCGATCACACCTTCAAAATTAGCACCAAGCCTGTCCATCTTATTTATAAATGCTATCCGAGGAACTTTATATTTGTTTGCCTGCCTCCAAACAGTTTCAGACTGAGGTTGAACCCCACCTACAGCACAAAAAATAACCACCGCACCGTCAAGAACTCTTAAACTTCTTTCAACCTCTATAGTAAAATCTACGTGCCCAGGAGTATCAATAATGTTTATCCTATGACCTCTCCAGAAAGTGGTAGTACAAGCAGAAGTAATAGTAATGCCCCTCTCCTGTTCCTGGATCATAAAGTCCATCGTAGCGGTTCCTTCATGAACCTCACCTATCTTGTAGGTCTTACCAGTGTAATAAAGCACTCTTTCAGTAGTGGTAGTTTTACCAGCATCTATATGAGCTACAAATCCTATATTTCTGGTTGTTTTCAATATTTTCAACTCTTCAGGCGTCATTTCCCTCACCCTATATCTTATTTTTCAAATTTTTCAAAAAAAAATAAAATAACTCACCTTAAAATTGGCTATCAAAAATTACCAGAAAAGCTATTTACCAACGATAATGTGCAAAAACCCTATTAGACTCAGCCATACGATGAGTATCGTCTCTTTTCTTAATGGCTGCTCCTCTTTCGTTATAAGCGTCCCAAAGCTCGTTAGCCAACCTTTCTACCATGGTCTTTTCACTACGAGCACGCGCAGCATTGATTATCCATTTAATAGCCAAAGAAATCTGTCTTTCTGGCCTCACCTCTACTGGAACTTGATAGTTAGCACCCCCAACCCTACGACTACGGGTTTCTATAAGAGGTTTAACATTCTCTACAGCTTTTTCAAATATTTTTAAAGGATCTTCTCCACCAGATTTTTCTCTCAACCTTTCTAAAGCCTCATAAAAGATCTTTCTTGCTACATTTTTTTTACCATCTTTCATTAAATTATTTATAAACTTAGCCACCAAAACACTTCCATACTTAGGATCTGGAGGAATCTCTCTTTTAGGCACTGGTCCTTTGCGTGGCATACCAAATCTCCTCTTTCACTTTATTTAGGCCTTGGAGTTCCATATTTAGAACGAGATTTTTTCCTGTTCTGAACCCCAGCCGCATCCAAAGCACCTCTTATAATCTTATACCTAACACCAGGCAAGTCTCTTACACGTCCGCCTCTCACAAGAACCACAGAGTGCTCTTGAAGGTTATGGCCTATACCTGGAATATAAGCAGTAATCTCAATTCCATTGGTCAAACGAACCCTTGCCACCTTTCTCAAAGCTGAGTTTGGTTTTTTAGGAGTTACTGTATAAACCCTAACGCAAACCCCTCTTTTTTGAGGGCATCCTTGCAAAGCAGGAGACTTTGACCTTTTAACCTTTTTTTCTCTACCTAATCTAACTAACTGGTTGATTGTAGGCATATCCTCCCTCTGCAACCTTTTAAAATTTAAAATGACAAGCCCTTTATATACTCCCTTTTTCTCTTCTTGTCAAGAGGCTTAAAAAACAAAAGCCTAAAAAAACAACTTTAACAAGTGGTGATTTACTATTATATCATCTTTTAAAAATTTGTTAAGGTCTTTTGAAAAAAGTAAAAAATATTTTAATATTGTTTTATGGGTTTTGATTATACACCTCTTGCAGAAAAATTAAAACCAAAAAGTTGGGAAGATTTTGTAGGTCAATCCCATCTGGTAGGAGAAAAAGGTTTATTAAAAATTTTAATCTCTCAGGGTAAACCTTTTTCTTTTATTCTTTGGGGACCTCCCGGGGTAGGCAAAACCTCTTTGGCCTTTCTGGTAGGTCAAACTTTGAAAGCAGAATTTATAGTAGTAAGCGCTGTAGATACTACAGTTAAAGACCTAAAAGACATCATATCTAAGGCTAAACAGCTCAAAGGGCTAAACAAACCTACCCTGCTTTTTATAGACGAAATCCATAGGTTTAACAAAACCCAACAGTCTTTTCTTTTGCCTTATCTAGAAAAGGGGGACATCTTCCTCATAGGGGCAACTACTGAAAATCCATCGTTTGAGTTAATACCTCCTCTTCTTTCCAGAGTAAAAACCTTTATTTTAAATCCTCTTTCTAAGGACGAAATTCTTTTAATACTTAAAAGAGGGTTAGAGCGGGTTCTTTCTGAGACTAAAGAAGAATTAATCGTAGAACCTGAGGTGTTAGAAAAAATTGCTGAGGCAAGCGGTGGAGACGCAAGATCAGCCTTAAATTTACTTGAGTTATCATTAGAACTAACTAAGGCTTATGGGAAAAAGGTTTTATCTCTAAAAGATTTAAAAGAAGAACTTCTTTTTAAACCTATAAAATACGATAAAGCAGGAGAAGAACATTATAATCTGATATCTGCATTTCATAAAAGTATGCGCGGAAGCGACCCAGATGCTACTGTTTATTGGCTTGCAAGGATGCTCAAATCTGGAGAAGACCCTCTTTATATAGCAAGAAGGATTATAATTTGTGCGGCTGAGGATGTAGGGCTTGCCGACCCTATGGCCTTGGTGGTAGCGGTTGCGGCAAAAGAGGCCTTTGAGTTTTTAGGCCAACCTGAAGGGGAGTTGGCTTTGGCAGAGGCAGCCATATATGTGGCCAGTGCTCCGAAAAGCAACTCTGTCTATCGCGCCTTAAATGATTGCTATGAAGAGATAGACAGATCTAAGGAACTACCTGTCCCTCTACATCTAAGAAATCCTGTTACCCGTCTCCTTAAAAACTTAGGTTATGGAAAAGACTATAAATATGCCCATGACTATAAAGAGGGTTTTGTTTTTCAATCTTACTTACCAGAGGACATAAAGCACAAACAGTTTTACTTCCCTTCAGACCGAGGAATTGAAAAGAAAATTAAGGAACGCTTAAAAATCCTTTGGAAAGGGTTTAAAATCTACGATAAATAACTTAATTTTGAGAAAAAACATACCAAACCGTGTGCTTATAAGGGTCTACAAAGTTTTTCTTCAATATCCCTTGAGGGATCTTTTCTTCAGAAATTATATTGTATCCTTGGTTTAAAAGGTTTGATAGGTCTTCTTCAGTGGTTAAAACTTTAACCGGAGATGAGGCATAAAAGATGATAACAGGATTTTCCTTTTGCCAAAAGGCTAACCTACCTTGAATGATTTCTTTTTTGATGACGTGCAGTTGATATGAAATCTGGTTTGAATTGTAGAAGGCTATCGTTCCAAGAAAGATCAAGTTTATCAAAACTAAACCTAACAAAAACTTTTTTAAACCCAAAAGAAAAGACATGGAGAAGTTTTCAACGAAAATTTTAGAGAAAATTATAGCCCAGAAAGGATAGACCCAAAGGAGATATTTATCAAACTTTTTCCCGGTAAAACTTAACAAAAATACAGGGATTATGGCCACGGTCGACAAGAAAAAAACTTCCTTGTTTTGTATAAGCTTGTACCAAATTTCCTTTGCTTTTTCTTTATGGTAGGCTTTTTGTTTCCAAATTAGATAGAAAAGGAAGATAAAACAAAACCAAAAATTAAGAAAGAGATGCTTAAAGTAATAATACCAAGGATCTCTAGCTTGATCAAGCAGACGAGTTTTAACGTCAGTATCTAAAAACTCTTTAAATATTTCTTTTCCAAAAGCTACATATCCATAACTATACCAACCTAAAGAAGGAATGAGTAGTATTAACCAGCCCAAGGGATTTAACAAAAGTTTGAAAACCTTTTTATCTTTGGTTAACAAACCATAAACAAGAAGCCCTGGAAGATAAAAAAAGTTTAAAGGACCTCTGGTTAAAACACCTGCCGTTAGAAACACATAAAAAAGATATTGATAAATCCTTTTAGGGGCCACAAATAAATAAAGGTAGGAAAAATAAAACATCAAAAAAGAGAATAAAACAAACAAAGGTTCTATATCTACCCTGTTGAAAAAAGAAAGAAAACGCAGATTAGCTAAAAGCATGATTAAAGAAAAAAAGGCAGACTGCCAATCTTTATTAAAGAACTTTATAAATAGCAAAAATAAGATTATATAACAAACCACCGAAAAACATCTCAAACCAAAAATCAGGTTATCCGGGTTAGAAGAAAAGGGTTTACTCCAAACTGAAGCTATCCATGTATAGAGCGGAGGTTTTGTAAAATAAGGTTCTCCGTTATAGGTTTGAAAAATTTTAAAATCTTTTACGGTTTCTTTGACTAAAATGGCTCTTCTTAACTCTTGATACGATGAAGGAGGTTGAAAAAAGGAAAAGACCAAAAAAGAAAGTGTCGTAAGAAATAAAACCAGAAAAACTTGAGTTTTTAAGTTCATAATGCCTTTACAAGAAAATTTTTAGGTATATTTTAGTATAGGTTTATTTATTTTAAAGTGAGGAAAAAGATGAAAGTTAAATTGGCTATTGTAGGCTGTGGGAAGGCAGCAGAAAGGCATCTAAAGATCTATCAAGCTTTGCAAGAAGAAGTAGAGGTGGTTGCGGTCTCTGATGTAGTACCAGAGAGAGCCAAAAAATTTGCTGAGTCTCTTTCTGCTAAACCATATACCGATTATCAAGAAATGCTTAGCAAAGAAAACATAGAAGTAGTAGACCTTTGTCTTCCTTCCGGCATGCATGCTGAAGTAGGAGAGATTATTCTTGAAAAATTTGGGAAACATCTTTTGGTAGAAAAACCTCTGGCTCTTACCCTTAAAGATGCCGAACGTTTGGTTAATCTAGCTCAAAAGAAACAGCTTAAACTGGTTACCATTTTTCAAAATCGGGCTAACCTTCCTGTACAAAAGCTAAAAGAAGCTTTATCTAAAAATCTTTTAGGAACTCCTGTTTTATTTTCTGCTAAATTTTACTGGAGTAGAGACCAAAGATATTATGACTCTGCTGCCTGGAGAGGAACTTGGGCCTTTGATGGAGGAGCTTTGGCTCAGCAAGGATGTCATTTTGTAGACATGCTTTATTACTTAGGAGGTCCTATAGAGAGTGTTTTTGCTAAAATGGGGACCTACTTGGTAAATATAGAAGCAGAAGACCTTTTAGTTGGTGTATTAAAATTTAAGAACGGGGCCTTAGGTACGATTGAGGCTACCACATGTTCTCGTCCTAAAGACTTAAAGGCTGAATTGGTAGTGTTGGCAGAAAAAGGTTCAGCTGTGATCGGTGGTTTTGCTATGAACAGATTAGACCATTTAGCCATCGATGGGGTAGAAAACATAGAAGATTTTGTCTCAGGTTTTGAAAAAAATCCTGACCATCCCTTAGGATGGTCTCATTTCACCTACTTAAAGTCTGCGATAAAATATTTTAGCAATTCTGAAAAAGATCCTTGGTTGGTGGTTGGAGAAGAGGCCATACCTTCATTAGAAGCTATCATCGGTCTTTATGAATCAGCAGAAACAGGAAAAGAAATAAAATTCCCTTTTGAACCTATAGCTTGTAAATTAGGGAAAAAATTTCCATAAGGGGTTTAAGATGAAAAAAATTCCTCTTTTAGACTTAAAAAGATCTTGGGAAGAGATAAGACAAGAAGTATACCAGGGGTGGGAAGAAGTTTTTAGTTCTATGCAGATTTTAAACGGAAAGTATTTGCAGGAGTTTGAGAAAAATTGGGCTGAATATTTAGGGGTGAAATATGCCTTTGGGTGTAGTTGCGGAAGCACGGCCTTACTTATGGCTCTTATAGCTTGTGGTATTGGAAAAGGGGATGAGGTTTTACTTCAAGCCAATGCGTTTATCGCAGACTTAGAGGTTATTCACTGGGTAGGAGCCACACCTGTATTAGTAGAAGTAGACCCTAAGACCTTTGGTCCCGATTTAAATGACCTTTATCTTAAATTAACCCCTAAAACCAAGGCCTTGATACTGGTTCATATGTATGGACATCCTGCAGAGATGGATGAAATACTTGATTTTTGTGAAAAATATGGAGTTATCCTTATAGAGGATGCTTCTCATGCTCATGGGGCAACCTATAAAGGTAAAAAAGTAGGAACTTTTGGGAAAGTAGGGTGTTTTAGCTGTGGTCCTGTTAAAAACCTTAACTGTATAGGAGATGGAGGAGCTGTAGTTACCAACGATGATGAATTAGCTTTTAAACTTAAGTTTCTAAGGGTGCATGGACAGGTAGAAAAAAACCATTCTCATTTTTTTGGATTTAACTCAAGACTTGATGAACTTCAGGCTGTCATTCTTAATGCAAGACTTAAAACTTTAGACAAAAAAAATGAGAAAAGAAGAGAGATAGCTAAAAAATACCACGAAGGGCTTTCTGACCTTAAAAACCTTATTTTACCTCCCCTTGACCCCGAATACAAACAAAGTGTTTATCATAGGTATGTAATAAGAACTCCTTTTAGAGATGAGTTAGTCTCTTTTTTAAAAGAAAAAGGTGTAGGAACAGGGTATTATTATCCTATTCCTTTACACTTACATAAAAGTTATCAAATCACCTATCAGAAATCTTTTAGCCTTCCTGTAGCAGAAAGACTAGCCAAAGAATCACTTGCTATTCCTATGTATCCTGAGTTAACTGATGAAGAAATAGACTATGTTATAAGCTGTATAAGGGAATTTTTCCAGAAATAAGGATAGCTTATGAAGATTTCGCTTGTTATACCTGTGCATAACGAGGAAGGAAACGTTCCTATAGTTTATCAAGAAGCTAAAACTGTTCTTGAAACCCTTAAAGCTAAAGGGTATCAATACGAAATCATCTTTGTAAACGACGGGAGCACAGACAGGACTTTAGAAATCCTTAAAGAATTAAAAAAAAAAGATCCTTTTTTAAGAATACTGAACATGGATCGCAACCGTGGAGAAGCAGCGGGTCTCACTGCAGGCTTTCAAAAAGCTACCGGAGATATTATCGTTTCTATGGACGGAGACGGACAAAACGACCCTAAGTATATCGTAGATCTAATAGAGAAGATAGAAACAGGTTATAAGGTAGTCACTGGTTTCAGGTTAAAAAGAAAGGAAAATTTTTGGATAAGAGTTCTTCCGTCAAAAATAGCCAATTGGTTAATTAGTATTTTTACAGGGTTAAAAGTACGGGATAATGGATGCTCGTTAAAGGCCTATCTTTCACCTATACCCAAAAAATATCAAATACCCCATGGTTTTCACAGGTTTTTACCAGCTCTCTTTGGGATTAAAAACGAAGAAGTATGTGAGATACCTATAATTGACCGTCCAAGGATATATGGAAAATCCCATTATAACTTAAAACGAACCTTTGAGGTAGTAAGAGAACTTCTTACCATCCCCTTTGTGCTTAGAAATGCATGTTTTTATGAAAAATTTTTTAAAATTAACTTTTGGGTCTCGATAGGTGTAGGGATAATACTATTGTTTTTAGCTATAAAGGTTTCTCCTAAATTTTGGGTCTTAGAATTTTTTAACTTAGGCTATACCTCTATTTCTTATTTAATCTGGAAAAACTTAGCTCGATTTAACCAGGCTCAAAAAGAAGGTGTTTTTCAGGTAGAAGAAATTTAAAAACCTGGTAAAATTGTCCTATCTAAATAGATTTTTAAGGGAGGGGTAAAAACAATGTCATTTTTAAAAACAGTGGACCCTGATATCTGGGAACTAATACAAAAAGAAAGAGACAGACAAGAATATCAGCTTGAGATGATAGCTTCTGAAAACTTAGCCCATGAAGCTATCATGGAGGCAGAAGGTTCTTATTTGATGAACAAATATGCTGAGGGATATCCAGAGGCTCGTTATTACGGAGGGTGTACTTATGTAGATGAGGTGGAAAAACTTGCCATAGAGAGAGTAAAGATGCTTTTTGGGGCTGAGCATGCTAACGTACAACCCCATTCTGGTACTCAGGCTAACATGGCTGTATATTTTGCTGTATTAAACCCTGGAGATACCATACTTTCGATGAACCTCTCACATGGAGGCCATCTTTCTCACGGAGCTGCTGTTAATTTTTCTGGGAAACTTTACAAAATCGTTCATTATGGTGTATCAAGGGAAACTGAAACCATCGACTACGAAGAGGTAAGAAGGTTAGCCCTTGAACATAGGCCTAAACTCATAGTGGCAGGAGCTAGTGCTTATCCCAGAACCATAGACTTTGAAGCTTTCTATCAGATAGCCCAGGAAGTAGGGGCTTTCTTGATGGTAGACATGGCGCATATCGCGGGTTTAGTAGCCGCAGGTATCCACCCTTCGCCCCTTCCTTATGCTGATTTTGTGACCTCAACCACCCATAAAACCTTAAGAGGACCAAGAGGTGGATTTATTCTTTGTAAAGAAAAGTTTGCAAAAATCATAGATAAAACGGTTTTTCCAGGTATACAAGGTGGTCCTCACATGAACGTAATAGCTGCTAAAGCTGTTTGTTTTAAACAGGCCTTAGAGCCTGAGTTTAAATCCTACCAACAACAAGTGGTTAAAAACGCTAAAACTATAGCGGAAGTGTTTAAAGCTGAAGGTTTTAGGATTGTTACTGGTGGTACAGATAATCATTTGATTTTGGTAGATGTTTCGGTAAACGGCCTTACCGGTGCAGAGGCTGAAAAACTTTTAGAAGAGGCAGGTATTACGGTCAACAAAAATGCTATACCTTTTGACCCACGTCCTCCAAGGATTACCAGCGGGATCAGGATAGGAACCCCAGCGATTACTACCAGAGGATTAAAGGAAAAAGAAGTAGAAGAGGTGGCTCACTACATGTGTGCTGTTTTGAAAAATCCAGATAAAAAAGGATTGCGTAAAGAGATAAGGCAAAAAATAAGAGAGATTTGCGAAAGGTTCCCTTTTTACAAGAGGTAAGATCTTATGGAACGTCCAAGCTGGCATGAATATTTTATGCTTATAGCAAAGATGGTTGCACTAAGGTCCGGATGTAATTCCAGACCTACAGGCGCGGTGATAGTAAAAGACAAAAGAATTTTAGCTACCGGATACAACGGCCCCATGCCTGGGGCTTGGCATTGTACAGATAAAGGACCTACCTATTGTTTTAGAAGAGAAAAGGGGATTCCAGACATAGATAAATATAATTTCTGTAGGGCTACTCATGCTGAGGCTAACGCGATCGCTCAGGCCGCAAGATTTGGAATTCCAGTAGAAGGAGCCAGTCTTTACTGTACGCTTGCTCCTTGTTATGTTTGTCTAAAATTAATCGCCTCTGCTGGAATCAAAGAAGTCTACTATGAATATGACTACGAAAGCAGAGATTTTGAAAGGGACCTTTTTTGGAAAGAGGCTATAAAGGAAGCAGGGATCAAAGTTTTTAAACAAATTGTGGTATCCGAAGAAACTATGAAAGCTCTTTCAACCATCCTACCCTACCCTACCTCTCAAAGAAGACTCCCTCCTACAGAATAAAGCTTTACTTTTTCAACTCTTTCTGTTGATTTTTGCCTTAAAAAGTCTTATTTTTTTGTATAAAAAGAACTTTTTGTATAAAAAGGAAACCGGAGGGTAAGTTTATGTCTAAGGATTATTATGAGATCCTTGGAGTTCCAAGAAATGCTACGCAAGAAGAGATTAAAAAGGCCTATCGTAAACTGGCCATGAAATATCATCCTGACAGAAACAAAGGCAACAAAGAAGCAGAGGAAAAGTTTAAAGAAATAAACGAAGCCTATGCAGTTTTGTCAGACCCTGAAAAAAGAAAGCTTTATGACCTTTATGGGTCAACAGAATTCCAGAGAAGATATACGCAAGAAGACATCTTTAGAGATTTCGATTTCGAGACCATCTTTAGAGATATAGGAATTGACTTAGGCGGATTTTTTAAGAAAAACAAGAGGGGAGGTAGAACATTTATTTTTGACTTAGGGGACATTTTTAGCAACCTCTTTGGAACCCACTTTGGAGGAGAAGAAGACTTTAGCCCATTTGGCGAGGTTTATGAAACCATACAATTAGACCTTCCTCTTACTACCGATGAGATTATAAAAGGTGGGGAAAAAGAAGTTATTCTTCCAGGAACTTATGAAACCATAAAGATCAAAATACCTCAAAATGTAAAAGATGGACAAATCCTTAGGGTAAAAAAGAAATCAGGGAAAACCACAAAGGAATATCTTTTTAGAGTAAAAATAATACCTTCTTCAGGCTATAAGGTTGAAGACAGTAACCTTATCATAGAAAAAGAACTTCCTGTGAGCAGTTTTTTCTTGGGCGATGAGGTAGAAATCCAAACCCCTGAAGGAAGAAAGGTTAAAGCCAAAGTTCCACCTTTAACCAAACCTGGAGCTAAACTAAGACTCAAAGGGTTAGGCCTCCCCATCACTGGAGAAAAACGAGGGGATCTTTATGTGGTTTTAGTTCCTAAAATACCAAAAGCTCTTACTGAAGAGCAAAAAAAATTAATAGAAAAACTAAAAACCTTAGGGCTTTAATTCTTTGTTGACAAACCTTTTAAAAGTTTTAAAATTTGGATTAGCCATTAACTTCTCTAAAACATCCTTAAAAGGGGTTTCCTATGGTCAAAGATATTATGAGTAAAGCCCTTCCCACTGAAACCAAAGGCGTAAGGGTACTTTTTGGAGAATTTGTAAACATAGATTATCTTTATTCTTATTTAGGAACTATTATTTATGCTGAATCAGGGATGCAAAATATTTTTATTTTAGAAAACAAGTTTTGGGGTAGGATGCTTTTTATTAACAACAACCTTCAGTTTACTTCAAGAGACGAGTTTATCTACCATGAATCTTTGGTACATATCCCTGTTCAATCCACCCCTGAAGGTAGTATTAAGAAAGTTTTAATTTGTGGTGGAGGAGACTACGGGGCAGCAAGAGAACTTTTGAAATATCCAGAGATAGAAGAAGTGGTTATCGTAGACATAGACCCTAAAATACCTAAGTTAGTAGAAGAATACTTCCCTGAGCTTTTACCTGAAGATCCAAAGGACCCAAGGCTTAAACTGATAGTAGAAGATGCTTTTGTTATGGTGCAAAAATATTTAGATGAGGGGAAGGCCTTTGATTTGGTAATCATAGATTCTACAGACCCTGATATAAGTGACACAGGTATTACGCAGGAGCTTTCTCATGCCCTGTTTGGAGTAAAATTTCATCAGATGCTTTATGAGCTTTGTCCTAAAGGAGTTGTTGTACAACAATGTGGGACTCCGTTTACGATGAAAAACATTTTTACAGAAACTTATAAAACCTTCATAAACGTTTATCCTGCAAAAGAGGTGTTTTGCTATAGAAGCAATGTACCATCCTTTGGTAGTGATAATGCTTTTATCATGAGATGCCCTTATCCTAACCCAGAAATTCCAAAATGGAAAGAATTACCAAATGTATACTTTTATTCTCATGAAATACATCGTTCAGCCTTTGGTCTTCCTAAATTTTGGAGGGAGGCCTTAGCGGTATGAAGGTCTTAGGGGTGTTAGGTTCGCCTCACAAAAACGGTGGGTCTGCTCAGCTTTTACTTGCTGCCTTAAAAGGGGCAGAAAGAGAAGGAGCTAAAACTGAGCTGGTCAGTGTTTACGACGGAGAAATAAAACCTTGTATAGGATGTATCCATGACGAAGAGCCTAACTGTAAGTTTCCTTGCATATTTGAAGACTATGGAAAAATCATTTTAGAAAAAATCTATGAAGCAGACGGTATTATCTTTTCTACCCCGATTTATTGGTTTGCACCTTCTGGGCAGTTAAAAAACCTGATAGACCGCATGACTTGTCTTGAAAACATGGTCTCCTACGGAGAACCAAGTTATCTCGAAGGAAAAGTAGTAGGTGCTATAGCTGTAGGGGCAGACGAAGGGGGAGCCTGGACAGGAGGTTATATCATTACTACCATGACCTCAATGGGGGCTATCATTCCCCCCTGGGGTATTGCTTACTCACATAAGGCAGACAGAGCTATTTATGATGATAAAGCCTTGATGGATGCGATAAACATCGGTATCTTAACCACAAGAACTATAGCAAGACTTAAAGGGATCCCTACAGATTTAACCTTTGTTTATAACAAAGATCTTCTTGAAAACATCAGAAAGGAAGTTATCGTAAGTTTAAATTTTATAAACACAGGAAAGGAAGGCTATGGAAAAAGACAAGCTAAAAGAAGCAGTATTTAAGGCTATTTTTGATAGAAGAAGTATAAGAAAGTATTTAGACCAAAAACCTGACAAGAAATTAATTTATAAGCTGTTAGAAGCAGGTATATGGGCTCCTTCTGGGTTAAATAACCAACCTTGGAGGTTTGTAATAGTCTGGTCTGAAGAAATTAAACAAAAGCTGGCAGCCTTAACCAGATATCATGAAATCATCAAAAAGGCTCCGGTTTTAATTGGCGTGTTTTTAGATAAAGACAGGATGTACCACCAGATAAAAGACCATCAATCTGCAGGGGCTTGTATCCAAAACATCCTGCTTGCAGCTCATGCCTCTGGTCTTGGGGCCTGTTGGTTAGGTGAAATCTTAAAAAACGAAGAAAAAGTAAAAGAGGTCCTCTCCTTACCTAAGGAGAAATACGAACTTGCAGCTTTTATCGCTTTAGGATATCCAGATGATCAAAGTAAAAGGACCTCCAGACAACCTTTAGAAAACTTTATCATCAAAGAGATTTAAAAGACTAAGCA
Above is a genomic segment from Thermodesulfobacterium commune DSM 2178 containing:
- a CDS encoding deoxycytidylate deaminase, yielding MERPSWHEYFMLIAKMVALRSGCNSRPTGAVIVKDKRILATGYNGPMPGAWHCTDKGPTYCFRREKGIPDIDKYNFCRATHAEANAIAQAARFGIPVEGASLYCTLAPCYVCLKLIASAGIKEVYYEYDYESRDFERDLFWKEAIKEAGIKVFKQIVVSEETMKALSTILPYPTSQRRLPPTE
- the glyA gene encoding serine hydroxymethyltransferase → MSFLKTVDPDIWELIQKERDRQEYQLEMIASENLAHEAIMEAEGSYLMNKYAEGYPEARYYGGCTYVDEVEKLAIERVKMLFGAEHANVQPHSGTQANMAVYFAVLNPGDTILSMNLSHGGHLSHGAAVNFSGKLYKIVHYGVSRETETIDYEEVRRLALEHRPKLIVAGASAYPRTIDFEAFYQIAQEVGAFLMVDMAHIAGLVAAGIHPSPLPYADFVTSTTHKTLRGPRGGFILCKEKFAKIIDKTVFPGIQGGPHMNVIAAKAVCFKQALEPEFKSYQQQVVKNAKTIAEVFKAEGFRIVTGGTDNHLILVDVSVNGLTGAEAEKLLEEAGITVNKNAIPFDPRPPRITSGIRIGTPAITTRGLKEKEVEEVAHYMCAVLKNPDKKGLRKEIRQKIREICERFPFYKR
- a CDS encoding glycosyltransferase family 2 protein; amino-acid sequence: MKISLVIPVHNEEGNVPIVYQEAKTVLETLKAKGYQYEIIFVNDGSTDRTLEILKELKKKDPFLRILNMDRNRGEAAGLTAGFQKATGDIIVSMDGDGQNDPKYIVDLIEKIETGYKVVTGFRLKRKENFWIRVLPSKIANWLISIFTGLKVRDNGCSLKAYLSPIPKKYQIPHGFHRFLPALFGIKNEEVCEIPIIDRPRIYGKSHYNLKRTFEVVRELLTIPFVLRNACFYEKFFKINFWVSIGVGIILLFLAIKVSPKFWVLEFFNLGYTSISYLIWKNLARFNQAQKEGVFQVEEI
- a CDS encoding DegT/DnrJ/EryC1/StrS family aminotransferase; amino-acid sequence: MKKIPLLDLKRSWEEIRQEVYQGWEEVFSSMQILNGKYLQEFEKNWAEYLGVKYAFGCSCGSTALLMALIACGIGKGDEVLLQANAFIADLEVIHWVGATPVLVEVDPKTFGPDLNDLYLKLTPKTKALILVHMYGHPAEMDEILDFCEKYGVILIEDASHAHGATYKGKKVGTFGKVGCFSCGPVKNLNCIGDGGAVVTNDDELAFKLKFLRVHGQVEKNHSHFFGFNSRLDELQAVILNARLKTLDKKNEKRREIAKKYHEGLSDLKNLILPPLDPEYKQSVYHRYVIRTPFRDELVSFLKEKGVGTGYYYPIPLHLHKSYQITYQKSFSLPVAERLAKESLAIPMYPELTDEEIDYVISCIREFFQK
- a CDS encoding DnaJ domain-containing protein, whose translation is MSKDYYEILGVPRNATQEEIKKAYRKLAMKYHPDRNKGNKEAEEKFKEINEAYAVLSDPEKRKLYDLYGSTEFQRRYTQEDIFRDFDFETIFRDIGIDLGGFFKKNKRGGRTFIFDLGDIFSNLFGTHFGGEEDFSPFGEVYETIQLDLPLTTDEIIKGGEKEVILPGTYETIKIKIPQNVKDGQILRVKKKSGKTTKEYLFRVKIIPSSGYKVEDSNLIIEKELPVSSFFLGDEVEIQTPEGRKVKAKVPPLTKPGAKLRLKGLGLPITGEKRGDLYVVLVPKIPKALTEEQKKLIEKLKTLGL
- a CDS encoding Gfo/Idh/MocA family protein; the protein is MKVKLAIVGCGKAAERHLKIYQALQEEVEVVAVSDVVPERAKKFAESLSAKPYTDYQEMLSKENIEVVDLCLPSGMHAEVGEIILEKFGKHLLVEKPLALTLKDAERLVNLAQKKQLKLVTIFQNRANLPVQKLKEALSKNLLGTPVLFSAKFYWSRDQRYYDSAAWRGTWAFDGGALAQQGCHFVDMLYYLGGPIESVFAKMGTYLVNIEAEDLLVGVLKFKNGALGTIEATTCSRPKDLKAELVVLAEKGSAVIGGFAMNRLDHLAIDGVENIEDFVSGFEKNPDHPLGWSHFTYLKSAIKYFSNSEKDPWLVVGEEAIPSLEAIIGLYESAETGKEIKFPFEPIACKLGKKFP